A section of the Parabacteroides sp. FAFU027 genome encodes:
- a CDS encoding lipopolysaccharide kinase InaA family protein, giving the protein MFLEINPDYQFLKDFVLSLPQTFGTEGTVLYKVRNEVRLIEVAGIKVVVKKFKVPHLINRFAYSYIRKSKARRSYEYAMMLKQNGFGTADPIACMEFKQGGLLADSYLITLHCPYSRDFNEFRETPLNGRENILCDFAQFTARLHEKGIRHLDYGGGNIMFEQTDNGTEFCLIDINRMAFGKVGIEKGCENFKLLYMLDDSFHFLAEEYAKARGFDTEKCFELIKPHIRKNG; this is encoded by the coding sequence ATGTTTCTTGAAATAAATCCCGACTATCAGTTCCTGAAAGACTTTGTGCTCTCCCTTCCCCAAACCTTCGGGACGGAAGGAACTGTATTGTATAAAGTAAGGAACGAGGTCCGGCTGATAGAAGTTGCCGGTATAAAGGTGGTGGTGAAGAAATTCAAGGTTCCCCATCTGATTAACCGGTTTGCCTATTCGTACATCCGGAAAAGTAAGGCTCGCCGTTCTTACGAATATGCCATGATGTTGAAACAAAATGGCTTTGGCACGGCTGATCCCATCGCCTGTATGGAGTTTAAGCAAGGGGGCCTGCTGGCAGATTCCTACCTCATTACACTGCATTGCCCCTACAGCCGCGACTTCAACGAGTTTCGTGAGACACCGCTAAATGGCCGGGAAAATATTTTATGCGACTTTGCTCAATTTACAGCCCGTCTGCATGAAAAAGGAATCCGCCATCTGGATTATGGGGGCGGCAATATCATGTTTGAACAGACTGACAACGGAACCGAATTCTGCCTCATCGACATCAACCGGATGGCATTCGGTAAAGTCGGTATAGAGAAAGGTTGTGAAAACTTTAAACTACTCTATATGCTGGATGATTCATTTCACTTTCTGGCAGAAGAATACGCCAAAGCCCGCGGCTTTGATACTGAAAAATGTTTTGAATTAATAAAACCTCACATTCGAAAAAACGGATAA
- a CDS encoding glycosyltransferase family 2 protein, producing MKPLIAIVVPAYNEMKNIPALVEKLDEVLVNSKYEFRYVFVDDGSKDGTAFTLKALAEKHRKVFYILLSRNFGKDEALKAGVDACHDAAAVITMDADLQHPPLLIPEMIANWEEGNDIVYAYRKEANPHTSFAHKIYSKWFYKLANMLSEVQLEQGISDFRLMDKKVVDNLISIEESGLFLRGLVKWVGYEQKGIEYMPDERFSGDTAYSKIALLKLAIKGMTAFSVKPLYLAVFLGFFFSLVSLLYIPYVIISLIMKFSVSGWPSIICTIVFLGGLQLIILGIIGIYIGKIFIEVKGRPQYIIKTSNLDIQQKL from the coding sequence ATGAAGCCATTAATAGCAATAGTCGTACCGGCTTATAATGAAATGAAAAATATCCCGGCTCTGGTCGAAAAGCTGGATGAGGTATTGGTGAATTCAAAATATGAATTCCGGTATGTTTTTGTAGATGACGGAAGTAAGGATGGAACAGCTTTCACGCTAAAAGCATTGGCGGAAAAGCATAGAAAAGTCTTTTACATCCTGCTCTCCCGTAACTTCGGAAAAGACGAAGCGCTGAAAGCCGGTGTGGATGCCTGTCATGACGCCGCAGCAGTCATTACGATGGATGCCGATTTGCAGCACCCTCCGCTATTGATTCCTGAAATGATAGCGAATTGGGAAGAAGGTAATGATATTGTTTATGCTTATCGAAAAGAAGCGAATCCGCATACGTCATTTGCACATAAGATCTACTCAAAATGGTTTTACAAGTTAGCTAATATGCTTTCAGAAGTACAACTTGAGCAGGGCATTTCTGACTTCAGACTTATGGATAAGAAAGTGGTGGATAACTTAATCTCAATCGAAGAGAGCGGCTTGTTTCTGCGCGGTTTGGTGAAGTGGGTCGGATACGAACAGAAGGGGATCGAATATATGCCCGATGAACGCTTCTCGGGAGATACGGCATACTCCAAAATAGCCTTGTTGAAGCTGGCTATTAAAGGGATGACAGCCTTTAGTGTGAAGCCCTTATATCTAGCGGTTTTTCTCGGTTTCTTCTTTTCACTGGTTTCTTTATTATACATTCCCTATGTGATTATTTCATTAATCATGAAGTTTTCCGTTTCAGGCTGGCCTTCCATAATTTGTACCATTGTTTTTCTCGGAGGATTACAGTTGATCATCCTGGGGATTATAGGTATATATATTGGTAAAATATTTATAGAAGTAAAAGGCCGCCCGCAATATATTATAAAGACAAGTAATTTGGATATTCAACAGAAACTGTAA
- a CDS encoding polysaccharide deacetylase family protein yields the protein MIFLSFDIEEFDNLFPCSQNFTLEEQMSVSRAGTTLILDLLKQKGVKATFFCTANFALHAKNLIQRMVDEGHEVASHGYYHNLFNPGDKKRSKEVLEELIGQEVVGFRMPNMMPVDNQELLDCGFKYNSSLNPTCLPGKYNNLGSPRRIFKEEGICQIPASVSPLFRIPLFWLSLHNFPMPLYKLLSGWALKKDGYLNLYFHPWEFIALDKDKLRLPFFVKMNSGDALLKRLDDLISFFQNKKIPFKCLKDCEAMFLEK from the coding sequence ATGATATTTCTTAGTTTTGATATCGAAGAGTTTGACAATCTTTTCCCCTGCTCTCAGAATTTTACTTTAGAAGAACAAATGAGTGTCTCAAGAGCTGGAACTACCCTGATACTTGATTTACTGAAACAAAAAGGAGTAAAAGCGACTTTCTTTTGTACGGCCAACTTTGCCCTTCATGCCAAAAATCTAATCCAACGAATGGTGGATGAAGGACATGAAGTTGCCTCCCACGGATATTATCATAACTTGTTTAATCCCGGCGATAAAAAACGGTCAAAAGAAGTTTTGGAAGAACTGATCGGACAAGAAGTGGTGGGTTTCCGCATGCCCAACATGATGCCTGTCGATAATCAGGAGCTTCTGGACTGTGGTTTCAAATACAATTCTTCATTAAACCCCACTTGTTTACCGGGAAAATATAACAACCTCGGCTCTCCCAGAAGAATATTCAAAGAAGAAGGTATCTGCCAGATTCCGGCATCCGTGTCCCCACTCTTCCGGATACCACTTTTCTGGTTGTCACTTCACAACTTTCCGATGCCATTATACAAGCTATTGTCAGGTTGGGCATTAAAGAAGGATGGTTACCTAAACCTTTATTTTCATCCCTGGGAGTTTATTGCATTGGACAAAGACAAACTTAGGTTGCCCTTTTTTGTTAAGATGAATTCCGGTGATGCTCTTTTAAAACGCCTTGATGATCTTATCTCTTTTTTTCAAAATAAGAAAATTCCTTTCAAATGCCTGAAAGATTGCGAAGCTATGTTTCTTGAGAAATAA
- a CDS encoding HAD family hydrolase, whose product MIKALLFDYGGTLDTNGHHWAEVLWNEYLAEDIQVTKAQFREAYVYGERTLDKKPLICPEHNFLDVLRIKCHLQTDYLLEKKYLICPVEADRLANAVALRCYQIARKHTASTRATLAAFKQKYKLALVSNFYGNLSSVLRDFDLYQYFDKIIESAHVNHRKPDPQIFRIAVDDLELEYDECVVIGDSYTNDILPAQEIGCATIWLRGTGWDEKPMLDDNAVDNCIAVITHFNELDYYLK is encoded by the coding sequence ATGATAAAAGCACTGTTGTTTGATTACGGAGGAACTCTTGACACCAATGGACACCATTGGGCAGAAGTATTGTGGAATGAATATCTGGCAGAAGATATTCAGGTCACCAAAGCGCAATTCCGGGAAGCGTATGTCTATGGAGAGAGAACCCTGGACAAAAAACCATTGATCTGTCCTGAACACAACTTCCTGGATGTTCTTCGCATCAAATGCCATCTGCAAACCGATTACTTATTAGAAAAAAAGTACCTTATCTGCCCGGTTGAAGCTGATCGGTTGGCCAATGCAGTCGCCCTGCGCTGTTATCAGATTGCCAGAAAACATACAGCTTCTACCCGTGCAACACTGGCTGCCTTCAAGCAAAAATACAAGCTGGCACTCGTTTCCAACTTCTACGGAAACCTCTCATCGGTACTGCGTGATTTCGATCTCTACCAATATTTCGATAAAATCATCGAATCGGCACATGTAAATCATCGAAAACCAGATCCGCAGATATTCCGTATCGCCGTGGATGACCTGGAGCTGGAATACGATGAATGTGTGGTTATCGGGGACTCTTACACCAATGATATTCTCCCGGCTCAGGAGATCGGTTGCGCTACCATCTGGTTACGCGGCACCGGCTGGGATGAAAAACCGATGCTTGACGATAACGCCGTGGATAACTGTATCGCGGTGATTACCCACTTCAATGAACTCGATTATTACCTAAAATAG
- a CDS encoding inositol-3-phosphate synthase, whose product MKITEIEKAEGKLGVLIVGVGGAVASTFIAGTLAARKGLAKPIGSITQLAHIKLKKSEGVTNPKIKEVVPLADLNDIVFGGWDIFPENAYESALHAEVLQQKDLEGIRSEMEAIKPMKGAFDSNYAKRLNGTYTKTGTRWEMVEALRKDIRTFKADNNCSRLVIIWCGSTEIYTQPGVAHSSFSNLEKALKSDNHDIAPSICYAYAAIAEGVPFINGAPNLTIDFPALMEFATLEGVPLCGKDFKTGQTMMKTVLAPMIKTRMLGLDGWFSTNILGNRDGEVLDDPDNFKTKEESKLSVIDNILDPELHPELYDDIFHKVRINYYPPRKDNKESWDNIDIVGWMGYPMQLKVNFLCRDSILAAPLCLDLVLFTDLAQRCGFSGIQNWLSFYFKSPMTEIGAEPEHDLFVQFIQLKNTLRTIIGEETFDYVDAM is encoded by the coding sequence ATGAAAATCACAGAAATAGAAAAAGCCGAAGGGAAACTGGGGGTTTTGATCGTTGGTGTAGGTGGTGCAGTAGCATCTACCTTTATTGCCGGAACATTGGCTGCCCGTAAAGGATTGGCCAAACCGATCGGTTCTATTACCCAACTGGCGCATATCAAACTCAAAAAGAGCGAAGGCGTTACAAACCCTAAAATTAAGGAGGTAGTTCCTTTAGCAGATTTAAATGATATCGTTTTTGGTGGATGGGATATCTTCCCTGAGAATGCCTATGAGTCGGCCCTTCATGCAGAGGTGTTGCAACAAAAAGACCTTGAAGGAATCCGTTCGGAAATGGAAGCTATCAAACCGATGAAGGGAGCTTTCGACTCCAACTATGCCAAGCGTCTGAATGGTACATATACCAAGACCGGTACCCGCTGGGAAATGGTGGAAGCGCTTCGAAAAGATATTCGCACATTTAAAGCAGACAACAACTGTAGCCGTCTGGTCATCATCTGGTGTGGCAGTACAGAAATATACACCCAACCGGGAGTTGCACATTCTTCATTCTCCAACCTCGAAAAGGCACTCAAAAGCGACAATCACGACATCGCTCCAAGTATCTGTTACGCTTATGCTGCCATCGCAGAGGGTGTTCCATTTATCAACGGTGCACCAAACCTGACTATTGACTTTCCGGCATTGATGGAGTTTGCCACCCTGGAAGGAGTGCCTCTTTGCGGAAAAGACTTCAAAACCGGTCAGACGATGATGAAAACCGTCCTTGCTCCCATGATTAAAACCCGCATGTTGGGTCTTGACGGATGGTTCTCTACCAACATCCTTGGAAACCGCGACGGCGAAGTGCTTGACGATCCGGACAACTTCAAAACAAAAGAGGAGAGCAAACTTTCGGTTATCGACAATATCCTTGATCCGGAACTTCATCCTGAACTGTATGACGATATTTTCCACAAAGTACGCATCAACTATTATCCTCCGCGCAAAGACAACAAAGAGAGCTGGGATAATATCGACATCGTAGGCTGGATGGGCTACCCGATGCAATTGAAGGTGAACTTCCTTTGCCGTGACTCTATCCTGGCAGCACCGCTTTGCCTTGACCTGGTACTGTTTACCGATCTGGCACAACGTTGCGGATTCTCCGGCATTCAAAACTGGCTTTCCTTCTACTTCAAGAGCCCGATGACAGAAATTGGTGCAGAGCCCGAACATGACCTCTTCGTGCAATTCATTCAGCTGAAGAACACGCTTCGTACCATCATCGGTGAAGAGACCTTTGATTACGTGGATGCGATGTAA
- a CDS encoding glycosyltransferase — protein sequence MKISGFTFLRNAIQFDFPAVESIKSVLDLVDEFVIRLGDSSDETEQLILSINSPKIKIIRCNWETSKYNKNGMIYAHETDLAMEACTGDWCFYIQGDEVLHEDAIPVIREACEKYLDDKRVDGFLFKYVHMYGDYKHFIDARHFAYPREIRIVRKDFEIHSWRDAQSFRRIPNFDREDYFQEKETYKLNCVLLDAYMFHYGWARDPRCMVKKQAQQLEVYIGAPVEQKEEFYDYGNMSYMPHYKGSQPAIMKERIENMSWEKYLRYDGPRIDMKKKFGLKYRIINFIENNLLGEGQRIGGFKNYKLVK from the coding sequence ATGAAGATATCAGGATTTACTTTTTTGCGAAATGCAATCCAGTTTGACTTCCCGGCAGTAGAATCCATCAAATCGGTACTTGATCTGGTCGATGAGTTCGTCATTCGCCTCGGAGACAGTTCCGATGAAACCGAGCAGCTCATCCTATCCATCAATTCACCCAAAATAAAAATCATTCGTTGTAACTGGGAAACCTCCAAATACAATAAAAACGGAATGATTTACGCCCATGAAACTGATTTGGCCATGGAGGCATGCACCGGCGACTGGTGTTTTTACATTCAGGGCGATGAGGTGTTACACGAAGATGCGATTCCAGTGATTCGCGAGGCCTGCGAGAAATACCTGGATGACAAACGAGTGGACGGCTTCCTCTTTAAATATGTGCACATGTACGGTGACTACAAGCATTTTATCGATGCCCGTCACTTTGCCTATCCGCGCGAAATCCGTATTGTACGGAAAGATTTCGAAATTCACTCCTGGCGCGATGCCCAATCATTTCGCCGGATTCCCAATTTTGACAGGGAAGATTATTTCCAGGAAAAAGAGACCTATAAACTGAACTGTGTATTGCTCGATGCTTATATGTTTCACTACGGTTGGGCAAGAGACCCTCGCTGTATGGTAAAGAAACAGGCTCAGCAACTTGAAGTTTATATTGGAGCTCCAGTGGAACAGAAAGAAGAGTTTTATGATTACGGCAACATGAGCTATATGCCTCACTATAAAGGTTCACAACCGGCCATCATGAAAGAACGCATAGAGAATATGAGCTGGGAGAAATATCTTCGTTACGATGGGCCCCGTATTGATATGAAAAAGAAATTCGGTCTGAAGTACCGCATCATCAACTTTATCGAGAACAACCTTCTCGGGGAGGGACAACGCATTGGTGGATTTAAAAACTATAAGCTGGTAAAATAA
- a CDS encoding glycosyltransferase family 2 protein yields the protein MSNANSSPSITVITVVYNGADLIEKTIKSVINQTYPLEYIIVDGESKDGTIDIIKRYEKQISLWKSGKDRGIYDAMNKGVDMASGEWICFLNCGDVFSDENTVAAVAENISANNQPDIIYGDIFTKNTDGSLRLKPAKEPCNLHRMYFCHQASFSKRILHQTFPFDIRHKLSADLKFFKECFFNNCRFVHMPLPVVIYDTNGISNTNREAGLRDNIAVIKSVDKHFSKYLFLARLYFVIYWRRLNRKN from the coding sequence ATGAGCAACGCTAATAGCTCTCCGTCAATCACCGTAATCACGGTTGTTTACAATGGGGCCGATCTGATTGAAAAAACCATCAAAAGTGTAATCAATCAGACTTATCCATTGGAATACATCATCGTGGACGGCGAGTCGAAAGACGGAACTATCGACATAATCAAACGCTACGAAAAGCAAATTTCGCTCTGGAAATCGGGAAAAGACCGCGGTATTTACGATGCCATGAACAAAGGGGTAGATATGGCCTCGGGGGAATGGATCTGCTTTCTCAATTGCGGGGATGTTTTTTCGGATGAAAATACCGTGGCTGCTGTTGCAGAGAATATTTCTGCCAACAACCAACCGGATATTATTTACGGAGATATTTTCACTAAAAACACAGATGGTAGCCTGAGACTGAAACCGGCAAAAGAGCCCTGTAATCTGCACAGGATGTATTTTTGCCACCAGGCCTCTTTCTCGAAAAGAATATTGCACCAAACATTTCCATTTGATATCAGGCATAAATTATCAGCTGACCTGAAGTTCTTCAAAGAATGTTTTTTCAACAATTGCCGTTTTGTACACATGCCGCTACCCGTTGTTATTTACGACACAAACGGAATTTCAAACACCAACCGGGAAGCCGGATTGAGAGATAATATCGCGGTAATCAAATCTGTCGACAAGCATTTCTCTAAATACCTGTTTCTCGCCCGGTTATATTTTGTGATTTACTGGAGAAGACTAAACCGAAAAAATTGA
- a CDS encoding nitroreductase family protein produces the protein MNLLDLIRSRQSDRAFDISRPIELEKLERILEAGRLAPSACNAQPWKFIVVNDPELKNKVADSTSNRVLGMNHFTKQAPVHILIVEERANFTSTIGSLVKKKEFPQIDVGIAAAHICLAAKAEGIGSCIIGWFDEKKLRPLLGIPSSKRILLDIILGYSTQPLREKQRKSADEVISYNKY, from the coding sequence ATGAATCTTCTCGACCTGATCCGATCCCGGCAAAGTGACCGTGCTTTTGATATTTCCCGTCCGATTGAGCTGGAAAAACTGGAGCGAATCCTGGAAGCCGGACGCCTTGCCCCATCGGCCTGCAACGCACAACCGTGGAAATTTATCGTGGTGAATGACCCGGAATTGAAGAATAAGGTGGCCGACAGCACCTCCAATCGTGTGCTCGGGATGAATCACTTTACCAAGCAAGCTCCGGTGCATATTCTGATTGTAGAGGAAAGAGCCAATTTCACCTCGACAATCGGTAGTCTGGTCAAGAAGAAAGAATTTCCGCAGATCGACGTCGGTATTGCGGCGGCACACATTTGTCTGGCTGCCAAAGCGGAGGGAATCGGAAGCTGCATTATCGGCTGGTTTGATGAGAAGAAACTACGACCGTTATTGGGCATTCCTTCTTCGAAACGCATTCTACTGGATATTATCCTCGGATACTCTACTCAACCTTTGCGAGAGAAACAGCGTAAGAGTGCGGATGAGGTGATTTCTTATAATAAATACTAG
- a CDS encoding CDP-alcohol phosphatidyltransferase family protein: MSKPTLESTLKSADTEEWLDLVFYRPIGYRWALLAQRLGITPNSITIASMFIGAAAGWLFYFPDLKTNIIGMLLLMLANSFDSADGQLARMTGLKSPLGRWLDGFCGDVWFAAIYIAICLRFQQEGGTILIWALAAGTGYFHSKQASMADYYRNFHLFFLKNKNGSEFDQSADIQKKYDAMSWRDDFVDKLGHYFYIGYTRGQEKLAPSMQKFVALLKEKYNDELPVKLREEFRGASKPLMKYTNILSFNTRVIALFISLFIGKPWLYFVFELTVLNALLVYMVIRHESICKHFSAKILREEF; encoded by the coding sequence GCCGATACCGAAGAGTGGCTCGATTTGGTCTTTTACCGTCCGATAGGGTATCGTTGGGCTTTGCTGGCTCAGCGGTTGGGGATAACCCCCAATTCAATTACCATAGCCTCGATGTTCATCGGAGCAGCTGCGGGATGGTTGTTTTATTTTCCTGATTTGAAGACCAATATTATAGGCATGCTTTTGCTCATGCTGGCAAATTCGTTTGACAGCGCAGACGGGCAACTGGCACGCATGACCGGACTCAAAAGTCCGTTGGGGCGCTGGTTAGATGGATTCTGCGGAGATGTTTGGTTTGCAGCTATATACATTGCAATATGCCTGCGTTTCCAGCAGGAAGGTGGAACCATTCTGATTTGGGCATTGGCAGCCGGAACCGGATATTTCCATTCGAAGCAGGCTTCGATGGCGGATTATTACCGCAACTTCCACCTCTTTTTCCTGAAAAATAAAAACGGAAGCGAGTTTGACCAAAGTGCTGATATCCAGAAAAAATACGATGCAATGTCCTGGAGAGATGACTTTGTGGATAAACTCGGTCACTACTTCTACATCGGCTATACCCGCGGACAGGAGAAACTCGCCCCTTCCATGCAAAAGTTTGTGGCTTTGTTGAAGGAAAAATACAACGACGAATTACCGGTAAAACTGCGTGAAGAGTTTCGTGGAGCCAGCAAACCGCTGATGAAATATACCAATATCCTGTCGTTCAATACGCGGGTGATCGCCCTGTTTATCTCCTTATTTATCGGAAAACCCTGGCTTTATTTTGTGTTTGAATTAACCGTTCTGAATGCACTGTTGGTTTACATGGTCATTCGCCATGAATCAATTTGTAAGCACTTTTCTGCTAAAATACTTCGGGAAGAGTTTTAG
- a CDS encoding glycosyltransferase family 4 protein → MKILYDSNIFLSYKAGGIARYHYELYKGITNNSHHEIKMAGKFIKNDYLRYDPQFRNKFIYDPSASFAWLNRYLVKRALKNSDSFDLFHPSAPNYYQVSDIPAECKVVFTIHDLILERESIDAGKKKLELANRADKLIAVSQATKNDIIELFGIPGDKIEVIYHGSSLFPEQADLIKIKPEGLPEEYLLYVGNRNGYKNFNGFINGVAPLLKKRSSLHLVCAGKKAFSQEEQELFRSLGIDSKVVSYSGIDDNLLAYLYCHAKAFVFPSLNEGFGIPILEAWSCGTPVILSENPCFREVAAEAGFYFNPTDPDSIFENIEKVVTDSNLQKELIEKGKKRLKLFSWENTVRQTIRLYESLLS, encoded by the coding sequence ATGAAAATATTATATGATTCGAATATTTTTTTGAGCTATAAGGCCGGAGGAATAGCCCGATATCACTATGAACTCTATAAAGGAATAACCAACAACAGCCATCATGAAATAAAGATGGCCGGTAAATTTATAAAAAACGATTATCTGCGTTACGACCCGCAATTCCGGAATAAATTCATTTACGACCCGTCGGCATCATTTGCCTGGCTAAACAGATACCTAGTCAAAAGGGCTCTAAAGAATTCAGATTCGTTTGACCTTTTTCATCCGAGCGCACCCAATTACTATCAGGTAAGTGATATTCCCGCAGAATGTAAAGTAGTCTTCACCATACATGACCTGATTCTCGAAAGGGAATCAATCGATGCTGGAAAGAAGAAACTCGAACTGGCCAACAGAGCGGATAAATTAATTGCCGTTTCACAAGCCACAAAGAATGACATCATTGAACTTTTCGGGATTCCGGGAGATAAGATTGAAGTCATTTACCACGGTTCATCTCTCTTTCCAGAGCAGGCGGATTTGATTAAGATAAAACCGGAAGGCCTACCCGAAGAATATTTATTGTACGTCGGAAATCGGAATGGATACAAAAATTTCAACGGATTTATCAACGGCGTTGCGCCTCTACTGAAGAAGCGCTCTTCTTTACATCTTGTTTGTGCCGGGAAAAAGGCTTTTTCGCAAGAGGAGCAGGAACTATTCAGATCATTAGGAATCGACAGCAAGGTGGTAAGCTACTCCGGAATTGACGACAATCTACTCGCATATTTATATTGTCACGCCAAAGCATTTGTGTTTCCGTCGTTGAACGAGGGATTCGGCATTCCGATACTGGAAGCGTGGTCATGCGGTACTCCGGTTATTTTGAGCGAAAATCCCTGCTTCAGGGAAGTGGCTGCTGAAGCCGGCTTTTACTTCAATCCGACTGATCCGGATTCTATTTTCGAGAATATTGAAAAAGTTGTGACTGACAGTAATTTGCAAAAAGAGCTGATTGAGAAAGGGAAAAAGAGACTGAAACTGTTTTCGTGGGAAAATACCGTACGTCAAACCATCCGGTTATACGAATCGCTTTTATCCTAA
- a CDS encoding glycosyltransferase family 87 protein yields the protein MIQQFPLYNPRPEFYKDLNHYGPLFSYIIAPFALLPDYIGAPLWMLALTSILYFSIKDLNLKTWQHIVIFWLCLNSLIGSLTNVQFNIASVALIIYSYTLIRKEKDVWAAFVIMLGVFVKLYGIVGFAFFLFSKHKPKLILWSFIWGAIFFALPMLISSPDFIIKQYVCWFHDLIAKNGINNTSLMQNVSVFGMIKRVSGHYEWSNLPVLLGGLLISAIPYVQFRKYKEERFQLLTLALVLIFTVIFSTGSEPNTYIFAIVGVALWFVIQPRPFDKIVWILLILVMWITSFGNSFLFPHSIYRTYILPYAFQVIPCVLIWLRIVYELIVTPTRIPSNEAINSNSRTGL from the coding sequence ATGATTCAGCAATTTCCGCTTTATAATCCCAGACCGGAGTTTTATAAGGATCTAAATCATTATGGACCTTTATTCAGCTATATTATAGCTCCTTTTGCTCTTTTACCGGATTACATAGGAGCACCATTGTGGATGCTGGCATTAACTTCCATATTGTATTTCTCTATCAAAGACCTGAATTTAAAAACCTGGCAACATATTGTCATTTTTTGGCTTTGTCTTAATTCTCTTATCGGATCGCTGACTAATGTCCAGTTTAATATTGCCTCAGTTGCATTAATCATTTATTCTTATACTCTAATTCGAAAGGAAAAGGATGTCTGGGCGGCCTTTGTCATCATGTTGGGAGTATTTGTAAAGTTATATGGTATCGTAGGATTTGCCTTCTTCCTATTTTCAAAGCATAAGCCAAAGCTGATTTTATGGAGTTTCATCTGGGGAGCTATCTTCTTTGCATTACCCATGTTAATCTCTTCACCGGATTTCATTATCAAACAATATGTTTGCTGGTTTCATGATTTGATTGCCAAAAATGGAATTAATAATACCTCACTAATGCAAAATGTTTCGGTCTTTGGCATGATCAAAAGAGTTTCGGGACATTATGAATGGTCTAACCTGCCAGTATTGCTTGGCGGATTATTGATTTCGGCAATTCCTTACGTCCAGTTCAGAAAATACAAAGAAGAACGTTTTCAACTTCTTACACTTGCTTTGGTTCTGATTTTTACTGTAATCTTTAGTACTGGGAGCGAACCTAACACATATATTTTCGCCATTGTGGGCGTTGCCTTATGGTTTGTAATTCAACCCCGTCCATTTGACAAGATAGTTTGGATATTGCTTATACTTGTTATGTGGATTACAAGTTTTGGAAATTCATTTCTGTTTCCACACAGCATATACCGAACCTATATTCTCCCATATGCTTTTCAGGTAATTCCCTGTGTCTTGATATGGTTGAGAATAGTTTACGAATTAATAGTTACTCCAACAAGGATACCTTCAAATGAAGCCATTAATAGCAATAGTCGTACCGGCTTATAA